One part of the Candidatus Borreliella tachyglossi genome encodes these proteins:
- a CDS encoding OmpH family outer membrane protein, which yields MSLMVLLLTCLLSLDVFSINVTKVGIVDFEKVVITFLNPQLKSNLEQLKAHYQEKIDVLNSDIKDLRKMYDEAISIHDLENARSYGNQYNSKIDELKKLTSLAKSNLEQQKQININSINSDGELWSKILNGIEYVAETNGISLVIKKENPYILYYNSTVDITDDVIQHLNKQ from the coding sequence ATGTCTTTAATGGTTCTTTTATTAACTTGTTTATTATCACTTGATGTTTTTTCAATTAATGTTACAAAAGTAGGTATTGTAGATTTTGAAAAAGTCGTAATTACATTTTTGAATCCACAATTAAAGTCTAATCTTGAGCAGTTAAAAGCTCATTATCAAGAAAAAATTGATGTCTTGAATTCTGATATTAAGGATTTGAGGAAAATGTATGATGAGGCCATTAGTATACATGATTTAGAGAATGCAAGATCTTATGGTAATCAATATAACTCAAAGATTGATGAACTTAAGAAGCTTACAAGTTTAGCAAAGAGTAATCTTGAACAACAGAAGCAGATCAATATAAATAGTATAAATAGTGATGGTGAACTTTGGAGTAAGATACTCAATGGTATCGAGTATGTTGCAGAGACTAACGGTATTTCTTTAGTTATAAAGAAGGAAAATCCTTATATACTTTATTACAATAGTACAGTTGATATAACAGATGATGTTATTCAGCATTTAAATAAGCAATAA